Proteins encoded in a region of the Saccharopolyspora phatthalungensis genome:
- the hpnC gene encoding squalene synthase HpnC, with translation MGLSLPDSALSGGDSGHSDDVPRSGDFPRSAAVLARMRSENFPVAARILPHGLRRHLQALYGYFRLVDYAGDEAPGNRGALLDFLEIDLKRVYQGTARIPMLRALTPTVAECAIPFDVLVKLIDANRQDQRVRRYRSFPDLLDYCALSANPVGEAVLYVFGRAEPPLIALSDHVCSALQVLEHCQDVAEDFQQGRVYLPTDDMRRFGCQEPDLTGERASTRLRGLVKYEVDRARRMLDAGAPLVGQLSGMARVAVAGYVAGGRATAAAFAAAKHDPLRVDVRPGRRRTFAEWGRLYVLGGTW, from the coding sequence ATGGGGTTGTCGCTGCCTGATAGCGCGTTGTCCGGCGGGGATTCCGGACACTCGGACGATGTGCCACGTTCGGGTGATTTTCCGCGCAGTGCGGCGGTGCTCGCCCGGATGCGATCGGAGAATTTTCCCGTCGCCGCGCGGATCCTGCCGCACGGGCTGCGGCGCCACCTGCAGGCGCTGTACGGCTACTTCCGCCTGGTCGACTACGCCGGGGACGAGGCACCCGGGAACCGAGGTGCGCTGCTCGACTTCCTGGAGATCGACCTCAAACGCGTCTACCAGGGAACTGCCCGCATTCCCATGCTGCGTGCGTTGACACCCACGGTTGCCGAGTGTGCCATCCCCTTCGACGTTCTGGTCAAGTTGATCGACGCCAACCGGCAGGACCAGCGGGTGCGGCGTTACCGTAGCTTTCCCGACCTGCTCGACTACTGCGCCCTGTCGGCCAATCCGGTGGGGGAAGCGGTGCTGTACGTCTTCGGCCGGGCCGAGCCGCCGCTGATCGCGTTGTCGGACCACGTCTGCAGCGCGCTGCAGGTCTTGGAACACTGCCAGGACGTCGCCGAGGATTTCCAGCAGGGCCGGGTGTACCTGCCGACCGACGACATGCGGCGGTTCGGCTGCCAGGAGCCGGATCTGACCGGCGAACGCGCCTCGACGAGGCTGCGCGGCCTGGTGAAGTACGAAGTGGACCGCGCACGCCGGATGCTCGACGCGGGCGCGCCGCTGGTCGGCCAGCTCTCCGGGATGGCCCGGGTCGCGGTCGCCGGCTACGTCGCGGGCGGGCGCGCCACCGCCGCCGCGTTCGCCGCGGCGAAGCACGATCCGCTGCGGGTCGACGTGCGGCCGGGCCGGCGACGCACCTTCGCCGAATGGGGGCGGTTGTACGTGTTGGGAGGCACCTGGTGA
- a CDS encoding oxygenase MpaB family protein, with product MKRFDRLEQILALDPDRDCEQIYRLLAEYEFPWDITKALEFALFRTYAVPSIGRLLDRTGEFTRSTQRRYDDTVLILFEIFHWGTGSDRGRQALEQLNAIHGRFKISNEDYVYTLSTLVVTPVRWIEQFGWRRLHPREVRALTNTMRLLGEGMKLTGIPETYAEFERLLDDYEREHFGFDAGGRRVADATLHLFGTWYPRLLSPGVVRAARFLMEPHLLTAFGFPRVSSFGRRTAELALKVRAGLVRMGPPRPDSRPVEPDPLSYPGGYEIADLGPESFHRYQAKRRDEQACPVAT from the coding sequence ATGAAGCGTTTCGACCGGCTGGAGCAGATTCTCGCGCTCGACCCCGACCGCGACTGCGAGCAGATCTACCGGCTGCTCGCCGAGTACGAATTCCCCTGGGACATCACCAAAGCGCTGGAGTTCGCGCTGTTCCGCACCTACGCGGTGCCCAGCATCGGCCGATTGCTGGACCGCACCGGCGAATTCACCAGGAGCACGCAGCGGCGCTACGACGACACCGTGCTGATCCTGTTCGAGATCTTCCACTGGGGCACCGGGAGCGACCGTGGGCGGCAGGCGCTGGAACAGCTCAACGCCATCCACGGCCGTTTCAAAATCAGCAACGAGGACTACGTCTACACCCTGTCGACGCTCGTGGTCACGCCGGTGCGCTGGATCGAGCAGTTCGGCTGGCGGCGGCTGCATCCCCGCGAGGTCCGCGCACTGACCAACACCATGCGGCTGCTCGGCGAGGGCATGAAGCTGACCGGAATCCCGGAGACCTACGCGGAGTTCGAGCGGCTGCTCGACGATTACGAGCGCGAGCACTTCGGCTTCGACGCCGGTGGCCGTCGGGTCGCCGACGCCACGCTCCACCTGTTCGGGACCTGGTACCCGCGGTTGCTGTCGCCGGGGGTGGTGCGGGCGGCGCGGTTCCTGATGGAGCCGCACCTGCTGACCGCTTTCGGCTTCCCGCGGGTCTCGTCGTTTGGCCGCCGGACCGCCGAACTGGCGTTGAAGGTCCGCGCCGGGCTGGTGCGAATGGGCCCACCACGGCCGGATTCCCGCCCGGTGGAGCCGGACCCGCTGTCCTATCCGGGCGGGTACGAGATCGCCGATCTCGGCCCGGAGTCGTTCCACCGGTACCAGGCCAAGCGCCGGGACGAGCAGGCTTGTCCGGTGGCCACATGA
- the hpnD gene encoding presqualene diphosphate synthase HpnD → MTEWARIRDAYAECERITRAQARNFSYGIRLLPGPKRRALSAVYAFARRVDDIGDGALSREEKLQRLKQAREAIHAVSVGSADPVLVALGDSAARLPLPLEAFDELIDGCEADVRGVRYGTFDELLHYCRCVAGSIGRLSLGVFGPIDLATAERRADALGIALQLTNILRDVREDHLAGRVYLPVEDLERFGVRLEPGNRYVEDPVRWDQLIRFQAVRAEQWYDEGLRLLPMLDRRSRACCASMAGIYHELLARIAADPRAALQQRTVLSGWRKAGVAARSLAGMAP, encoded by the coding sequence GTGACCGAATGGGCCCGGATCCGGGACGCCTACGCCGAGTGCGAGCGAATCACCCGGGCACAGGCGCGCAACTTCTCCTACGGGATCCGGTTGCTGCCCGGTCCGAAGCGCCGCGCGCTCTCGGCGGTCTACGCCTTCGCCCGGCGCGTCGACGACATCGGCGACGGCGCCCTGTCTCGGGAGGAGAAGCTGCAGAGGCTCAAGCAGGCCCGCGAGGCGATCCACGCGGTCAGCGTCGGTTCCGCCGACCCGGTGCTGGTAGCGCTCGGCGACTCCGCCGCGCGCCTGCCGCTGCCGCTGGAGGCGTTCGACGAGCTCATCGACGGTTGCGAGGCCGATGTCCGCGGCGTGCGTTACGGCACCTTCGACGAGTTGCTGCACTACTGCCGGTGCGTGGCTGGCTCGATTGGGCGGCTGTCACTCGGCGTGTTCGGCCCCATCGATCTCGCCACGGCCGAGCGACGCGCGGACGCGCTTGGTATCGCGCTGCAACTGACCAACATCCTGCGCGACGTCCGAGAGGACCACTTGGCCGGACGCGTCTACCTGCCGGTGGAGGACCTGGAGCGGTTCGGCGTCCGGCTGGAGCCGGGCAACCGCTACGTCGAGGACCCGGTGCGCTGGGACCAGCTGATCCGCTTCCAAGCCGTCCGCGCCGAGCAGTGGTACGACGAAGGGCTGCGGCTGCTGCCCATGCTCGATCGGCGCAGCCGAGCGTGCTGCGCGTCAATGGCCGGGATTTACCACGAACTGCTGGCCCGCATCGCCGCCGACCCGCGGGCCGCGTTGCAGCAGCGGACCGTGCTGTCCGGCTGGCGGAAGGCGGGCGTCGCGGCGCGGTCGCTGGCGGGGATGGCGCCGTGA
- a CDS encoding TetR/AcrR family transcriptional regulator — protein MTMSTGARRQRLEPDQRRTQILAVARRLFARGSYSSVSTSDIARAAGVTRPLINHYFGGKRQLYLEIVREMLVTPGSVSEDLPRTTPRERIAIVVDRWIDVVDRDREMWLSAIDEGIGRDEDLDRVLLESDEMAADLVLEAAMMTDVVEGREQLRAMIRAYGTMLKAASREWLVRGTLSRGDLHILLTQSALHLLQTVYPAVRDQAPLDQAT, from the coding sequence ATGACCATGAGCACCGGCGCCAGGCGGCAGCGACTGGAACCGGATCAGCGGCGGACCCAGATCCTGGCAGTCGCACGTCGGCTGTTCGCCCGGGGCAGTTACTCGTCGGTGTCCACATCGGACATCGCCAGGGCCGCGGGAGTGACCCGGCCGCTGATCAACCACTACTTCGGCGGCAAGCGCCAGCTGTACCTGGAAATCGTCCGGGAGATGCTGGTGACGCCCGGCTCGGTCAGCGAAGACCTGCCGCGCACCACCCCGCGGGAGCGGATCGCGATCGTCGTGGACCGCTGGATCGACGTGGTCGACCGCGATCGGGAGATGTGGCTGTCCGCGATCGACGAAGGCATCGGCCGCGACGAGGACCTCGACCGGGTCCTGCTGGAGTCCGACGAGATGGCCGCGGACCTGGTGCTGGAGGCGGCGATGATGACCGATGTCGTCGAGGGCCGCGAGCAGCTGCGGGCGATGATCCGCGCCTACGGCACCATGCTCAAGGCCGCCTCCCGCGAATGGCTCGTCCGCGGCACCCTCAGCCGTGGCGATCTGCACATCCTGCTGACGCAATCGGCCCTGCATCTGCTGCAAACCGTGTACCCCGCGGTGCGCGACCAGGCTCCCCTCGACCAGGCGACCTGA
- a CDS encoding AMP-binding protein produces the protein MLIAISKRPGNWVCELGAAHLGALPCTLYDTLSTEQIRYITRHSAASVVALEGTEQWDRWRPVIDDLPDLRTVVVLNRRLSRPANPGSSEKLTDAATPDQALCAVYTSGTAGAPKGVVLSHRNVIHQSVMLEVVFPRSTKTTRSEQRRRSVSGCSIRAVRRLLVDGVAIDRQQ, from the coding sequence ATGTTGATCGCGATATCCAAACGCCCCGGGAACTGGGTCTGCGAACTCGGGGCCGCCCACCTCGGCGCGCTCCCGTGCACGCTCTACGACACGTTGAGCACCGAGCAGATCCGGTACATCACGCGGCACAGCGCGGCATCGGTGGTGGCGCTGGAAGGCACCGAGCAGTGGGACCGGTGGCGCCCGGTCATCGACGATCTGCCAGACCTGCGCACCGTGGTGGTGTTGAACCGGCGATTATCCCGTCCGGCGAACCCCGGTTCGTCAGAGAAGCTCACCGATGCCGCAACCCCAGACCAGGCCCTGTGCGCTGTCTACACCTCCGGCACGGCCGGCGCTCCGAAGGGCGTCGTGCTCTCACACCGCAACGTAATCCACCAGTCGGTCATGCTGGAAGTCGTTTTCCCGCGGTCAACAAAGACGACTCGTTCAGAGCAGCGTCGTCGCTCGGTTTCGGGGTGCTCGATTCGAGCGGTTCGCAGGCTACTCGTTGACGGGGTGGCAATCGACCGGCAACAGTGA
- a CDS encoding TetR/AcrR family transcriptional regulator, producing MTSGTLEDALRRPFAEPGGDRVLDAARAAIEEVGIRRTTMHDIARRAGLGRATVYRRYPDRDAVVAAVLLREVRDFLAWLDGRIDHIEDPAEQTVECFVAVVTGLRGHFLLNRLLTLEPAAALPGLTADAGPVLAVARGYLAEKLRRHQAAGRLRRFDPEPAAEVFVRLAHSMLLTPSGCIPENDDAQSRAFARAHLVPVITG from the coding sequence ATGACCTCGGGCACGCTGGAAGACGCCTTGCGCCGGCCGTTCGCCGAGCCGGGCGGTGACCGGGTGCTGGACGCGGCGCGGGCGGCGATCGAGGAAGTCGGGATCCGGCGGACCACGATGCATGACATCGCCCGCCGAGCCGGGCTCGGGCGCGCGACGGTGTACCGGCGCTATCCGGACCGGGACGCGGTGGTGGCGGCCGTTCTGCTGCGCGAGGTCCGCGACTTCCTCGCCTGGCTGGACGGGCGGATCGATCACATCGAAGACCCCGCCGAACAGACCGTCGAGTGCTTCGTCGCGGTGGTCACCGGTCTGCGTGGGCATTTCCTGCTGAACCGGCTGCTGACGCTCGAACCGGCTGCGGCGCTGCCGGGGTTGACTGCCGACGCCGGTCCGGTGCTGGCGGTCGCGCGCGGTTACCTCGCCGAGAAGCTGCGTCGGCATCAGGCGGCCGGTCGGCTGCGCCGCTTCGATCCGGAGCCCGCCGCGGAGGTCTTCGTGCGGCTGGCCCACTCGATGCTGCTCACCCCGTCCGGCTGCATCCCCGAGAACGACGATGCGCAGTCCCGCGCCTTCGCCCGCGCCCACCTGGTTCCGGTCATCACGGGCTAG